The following are encoded together in the Iodobacter fluviatilis genome:
- the dsbD gene encoding protein-disulfide reductase DsbD has protein sequence MISLFRLFSFFLLIGSANATDDLLPPEKAFQAYMVQIDDHTLEVRFKVAPGYYLYRDRISFKANPQLTPDFPIGAEKNDPSFGKVHVYKYDTAVRLKSTAPVPLDMAISAKFQGCAEVGVCYPPQTQQLKIGDEPKDALEQLFGKNNTPVAIGPSGADVFFSGGFLTTLGIFFLAGLGLALTSCMYPLIPIVSGIVLGNGQQGKMRALGLTFTYVQGLALSYTLIGIAAAATGTLLVVTLQQPFVIAIFSMFFVFMALAMFGLFDLQLSGGIQSKMNQWANLLPGGQFTSVFAMGALSALIVGPCIVPPLAAALAYLGQTGDLLLGGSALYMLALGLGLPLLAIGVFGGSVLPKLSGKFMQGIRIVFGVLLLVMAVWVARPLWEKTSETTGPQFAAISSVAELDRSIANANGQIVVLDFYADWCIACKEFERDTLSDPEIQATLSKMVLLRADVTQNNPADQALLKRFKLFGPPAILFTGNQGQFLNERVIGYQDPAAFKATLNRVKKEAQ, from the coding sequence ATGATCTCTCTATTTCGCCTATTTAGCTTTTTCTTGCTCATCGGCTCCGCCAATGCAACAGATGACTTATTACCTCCAGAAAAAGCCTTCCAAGCTTACATGGTACAGATTGATGACCATACATTGGAAGTTCGTTTTAAAGTGGCACCCGGCTATTACCTCTATCGAGACCGGATTAGCTTTAAAGCCAATCCACAGCTCACGCCTGATTTCCCGATTGGTGCAGAAAAAAACGACCCTAGCTTTGGTAAAGTGCACGTTTACAAGTACGATACCGCAGTTCGGCTCAAATCCACCGCACCTGTTCCATTAGATATGGCCATTAGTGCTAAGTTCCAAGGCTGTGCCGAAGTTGGCGTGTGTTACCCGCCGCAAACCCAGCAACTTAAAATAGGCGACGAGCCCAAAGACGCGCTAGAACAGCTTTTTGGCAAGAACAACACTCCCGTAGCAATCGGCCCCAGCGGGGCCGATGTTTTTTTCAGTGGTGGGTTTTTAACCACTCTCGGCATATTTTTTTTAGCGGGGCTGGGTTTAGCACTCACCTCCTGCATGTATCCCTTGATTCCTATTGTCTCAGGCATTGTTTTAGGTAATGGTCAGCAGGGCAAAATGCGCGCTTTGGGGTTGACATTTACCTATGTGCAAGGCTTGGCACTGAGCTACACCCTAATTGGCATTGCAGCCGCCGCTACCGGCACCTTACTTGTTGTTACCTTACAACAACCTTTTGTTATTGCCATATTTTCCATGTTTTTTGTTTTCATGGCGCTGGCTATGTTTGGGCTGTTTGATCTGCAACTGTCGGGCGGCATCCAAAGCAAAATGAATCAATGGGCCAATCTCCTACCTGGTGGCCAATTTACCTCCGTATTTGCGATGGGAGCACTTTCAGCGCTGATCGTTGGGCCTTGCATTGTCCCGCCATTGGCTGCTGCATTGGCTTATTTAGGCCAAACGGGAGATCTACTACTCGGTGGTAGCGCTCTATACATGCTGGCGCTTGGTCTAGGCTTGCCCTTACTTGCCATCGGCGTGTTTGGTGGCAGCGTCTTACCCAAGCTATCAGGCAAATTCATGCAGGGGATTAGAATAGTCTTCGGTGTCTTATTACTGGTTATGGCAGTATGGGTGGCTCGACCATTGTGGGAAAAAACAAGCGAAACAACTGGGCCGCAATTTGCTGCAATTAGTTCCGTGGCAGAATTAGATCGCTCCATTGCCAATGCCAATGGCCAAATTGTTGTGTTAGATTTTTATGCTGATTGGTGTATTGCCTGCAAAGAGTTTGAGCGCGATACCCTGAGCGATCCAGAGATTCAAGCCACATTATCCAAGATGGTATTACTGCGTGCCGATGTAACCCAAAATAATCCCGCAGACCAAGCATTATTAAAACGCTTTAAGCTATTTGGCCCCCCCGCTATTTTATTTACTGGTAACCAAGGGCAATTTTTAAATGAGCGTGTGATTGGCTACCAAGATCCCGCAGCATTTAAAGCCACATTAAACCGAGTTAAAAAGGAAGCACAATGA
- a CDS encoding TlpA family protein disulfide reductase produces the protein MKHWLIAFSFISALAQAEGIFTAQLPDLKNNAQSFAQWKGKPVIMNYWATWCSPCREEIPEFIALQKKYAGKVQFIGIAIDDAKDVSTFSKQYGINYPILVGDANAMELMRKEGNQLGGLPFTAIYNAKGERVAIELGRLKKEKLEGYLKELSK, from the coding sequence ATGAAACATTGGCTTATTGCATTCAGTTTTATCAGTGCTTTAGCGCAGGCAGAAGGGATATTCACAGCCCAACTACCTGATTTAAAAAACAATGCTCAATCTTTTGCACAGTGGAAAGGTAAACCAGTCATCATGAACTATTGGGCAACGTGGTGCAGCCCATGCCGCGAAGAAATTCCAGAATTTATTGCTTTACAAAAAAAGTATGCTGGAAAGGTACAGTTTATTGGCATTGCCATTGATGACGCAAAAGACGTCAGCACCTTTTCCAAACAATATGGAATTAATTACCCAATATTAGTGGGTGATGCCAATGCAATGGAGCTGATGCGAAAAGAAGGTAATCAGCTTGGTGGCTTACCCTTTACCGCAATTTACAATGCAAAGGGAGAGCGCGTCGCAATAGAATTAGGGCGGCTCAAAAAAGAAAAACTAGAAGGTTACTTAAAAGAATTAAGTAAATAA
- a CDS encoding ArsR/SmtB family transcription factor, producing the protein MANSIEHMDDPHIDQASRAMKAMSHPLRLKILCVLGDKEVSVQDIVEQVGTTQSNISQHLALMREKGVLRTRKDANRVFYRVGDLRTLEVIVMLRNVFCGF; encoded by the coding sequence ATGGCCAATTCCATTGAGCATATGGACGACCCCCACATAGATCAGGCTTCGCGTGCAATGAAAGCAATGTCGCACCCGCTGCGCTTAAAAATTCTCTGTGTTTTAGGGGATAAAGAAGTTAGCGTGCAAGATATTGTGGAGCAAGTAGGCACCACACAATCGAATATTTCCCAGCATCTGGCTTTGATGCGGGAAAAAGGTGTGTTGCGTACGCGCAAAGATGCTAATCGGGTTTTTTACCGTGTTGGTGATTTGCGTACTCTTGAAGTGATTGTGATGCTTAGAAATGTGTTTTGCGGCTTTTAG
- the gpmI gene encoding 2,3-bisphosphoglycerate-independent phosphoglycerate mutase, whose translation MSQNVKPVLLLILDGFGYREETTDNAIAAANKPHLDRLFATYPWTTINASEEYVGLPKGQFGNSEVGHLNIGAGRVLQQDISRIDCDVADGSIGQNPVFAEAISQAKNSSKTLHILGLISDGGVHCHEAHVNALITAASDAGVTQIHVHAFLDGRDTPPRSAAVYLAKLQAVCDAHPVARIVSVTGRYWAMDRDKRWERVEPAYKVMVEGEGLFHANNAADALAAGYARDENDEFISATAIGEKSSMQDGDVVIFMNFRADRARQITTALTDASFDGFKARQPKFASFSTATNYGAAYPSLLVAYNKPKVKNSFGEYVAAQGLKQLRIAETEKYPHVTYFFSGGEEKEFAGEDRILVPSPKVATYDLQPEMSAPEVTRQIVAAIESKQYSVIICNYANGDMVGHSGIFDAAVKAVEALDQCVAQCVDAMLAVGGEILITADHGNCELMYDHTAHQPHTQHTTDQVPFIYIGRPATMAARGSGALRDIAPTMLALMGLNQPEEMTGKSLVNF comes from the coding sequence ATGAGCCAAAACGTGAAACCTGTCTTGTTACTCATTCTAGACGGCTTCGGTTACCGAGAAGAGACAACTGATAACGCCATCGCAGCCGCCAACAAGCCTCATTTAGATCGTTTATTTGCCACCTACCCGTGGACCACAATTAACGCCTCAGAAGAATACGTAGGCCTGCCTAAGGGCCAATTTGGCAACTCTGAAGTAGGTCATCTAAATATTGGCGCTGGGCGCGTGTTGCAGCAAGACATCAGCCGCATTGATTGTGACGTTGCAGATGGCTCCATTGGTCAAAACCCTGTGTTTGCTGAGGCCATTTCGCAAGCCAAGAATAGCAGCAAAACATTGCATATTTTGGGCTTGATTTCTGATGGTGGCGTACATTGTCACGAAGCCCATGTAAATGCTTTGATCACCGCAGCCAGTGATGCTGGTGTTACACAAATCCATGTGCATGCCTTCCTTGATGGCCGAGATACTCCACCACGCAGCGCCGCCGTTTACCTCGCCAAATTACAAGCCGTGTGCGACGCCCACCCAGTTGCGCGGATTGTCTCGGTGACTGGCCGCTACTGGGCGATGGATAGAGATAAGCGTTGGGAGCGCGTAGAACCCGCCTATAAGGTCATGGTGGAAGGTGAAGGCCTATTTCATGCAAACAACGCTGCAGATGCACTGGCCGCTGGTTACGCTCGCGATGAAAACGATGAGTTTATCTCTGCCACCGCTATTGGTGAAAAATCATCGATGCAAGATGGTGATGTGGTGATCTTTATGAATTTCCGCGCCGACCGGGCTCGCCAAATCACCACAGCACTCACCGATGCCAGTTTTGATGGCTTTAAAGCGCGTCAGCCAAAATTTGCCTCATTTAGCACGGCTACCAACTATGGCGCAGCCTATCCAAGCCTGCTTGTCGCCTACAATAAGCCAAAAGTAAAAAATAGCTTTGGTGAATACGTTGCCGCTCAAGGCTTGAAACAACTACGCATCGCCGAAACCGAAAAATACCCACATGTCACTTATTTTTTCTCTGGCGGCGAAGAAAAAGAATTTGCAGGGGAAGACCGCATCTTAGTGCCTTCACCTAAAGTAGCCACTTACGATTTGCAGCCAGAAATGAGCGCACCAGAAGTCACTCGGCAAATTGTGGCAGCCATCGAATCCAAGCAATACTCTGTCATTATCTGTAACTATGCCAATGGCGATATGGTGGGCCACTCAGGTATTTTTGACGCAGCAGTTAAAGCAGTTGAAGCTTTAGACCAGTGTGTTGCACAATGTGTTGACGCCATGCTTGCAGTAGGTGGAGAAATCCTAATCACTGCTGACCATGGCAATTGTGAATTGATGTATGACCATACCGCGCATCAGCCGCATACCCAGCACACCACGGATCAAGTTCCATTTATTTATATTGGCCGGCCAGCAACAATGGCGGCTCGTGGTAGCGGCGCATTACGCGATATTGCACCAACCATGCTGGCCTTAATGGGCCTTAATCAGCCCGAAGAAATGACGGGTAAATCATTGGTGAATTTCTAA
- a CDS encoding murein hydrolase activator EnvC family protein: protein MLRPLLLLLLTSGALAAPATPAAPQQESQAKQAELKDLRGQLQELKKDLAANESHRSEASDALKDSETAISDANRVLSSMQEEQALSSAEIKRLENDISHTRRGIQASQVRLGKILKTRYKAGQIEAWRLLLNQQDPNQVSRELTYYRYISRSQLQLTNKLEAQLAELSQLSEEIRQKNEALQQLAQRKKQQKEILVSEQQEKKQIVNSLSQEINSQRNQIQKLAADEKRLTGLVDKLNAIIKRQELARAKQAAAAKQLAEKKAKERAIRNATAQAKAKAAGKPAPKAEPEPAPETTTALPDASQAGQAFASLKGKLRLPIKGEIMGRFGSTRGEGGQWKGVFIRAASGQSVKAVASGRVVFAEWLRGFGNMLIVDHGSGYMSIYAANESILKQVGDTIKAGDSIATSGNSGGMADSGLYFELRQNGRPVDPLAWAG from the coding sequence TTGCTTAGACCACTACTTCTTTTATTACTTACAAGCGGTGCACTGGCTGCACCTGCTACCCCTGCCGCTCCGCAGCAAGAATCACAGGCTAAGCAGGCCGAGCTAAAAGACTTACGTGGTCAATTGCAAGAGCTTAAAAAAGATCTGGCTGCCAATGAATCCCACCGAAGCGAAGCCAGCGACGCTTTAAAAGATTCAGAAACAGCCATTTCTGACGCCAATCGTGTGCTAAGCAGCATGCAAGAAGAACAAGCCTTAAGCTCAGCCGAAATTAAACGTCTAGAAAATGATATTAGCCATACTCGTAGAGGCATTCAAGCCAGTCAAGTCAGGCTTGGAAAGATCCTCAAGACCCGTTACAAGGCGGGCCAAATTGAAGCTTGGCGCTTACTACTTAATCAACAAGACCCTAATCAAGTCAGCCGCGAGCTCACCTACTACCGCTATATCAGCCGCTCTCAGCTGCAATTGACCAATAAACTAGAAGCGCAGCTGGCCGAACTATCCCAGCTTTCCGAAGAAATTCGCCAAAAAAACGAAGCCTTGCAACAGCTTGCCCAACGCAAAAAGCAGCAAAAAGAAATACTGGTTTCTGAGCAGCAAGAAAAAAAACAAATTGTGAACAGCCTGTCACAAGAAATCAATAGCCAGCGAAATCAAATCCAAAAGCTCGCTGCCGATGAAAAACGCCTAACTGGCCTAGTTGATAAACTCAATGCAATTATTAAACGCCAAGAGCTAGCGCGCGCAAAGCAAGCCGCCGCAGCCAAGCAGCTAGCAGAGAAAAAAGCCAAAGAACGCGCCATCAGAAATGCCACTGCACAGGCTAAAGCCAAAGCCGCTGGCAAACCCGCACCTAAAGCTGAACCAGAACCAGCACCAGAAACCACAACCGCGCTACCTGATGCCAGCCAAGCAGGCCAAGCCTTTGCTTCCCTCAAAGGCAAGCTCAGATTGCCGATTAAGGGCGAGATTATGGGCCGCTTTGGCAGCACCCGGGGTGAAGGCGGGCAATGGAAAGGCGTATTTATCCGCGCCGCCTCCGGCCAGAGCGTGAAGGCCGTTGCCAGCGGGCGTGTGGTGTTTGCCGAATGGCTGCGTGGCTTTGGTAATATGCTGATTGTGGATCACGGCAGTGGATATATGAGTATTTACGCCGCGAATGAGAGCATTCTTAAGCAAGTAGGTGATACGATTAAGGCAGGAGACAGTATTGCCACCAGTGGGAACAGCGGTGGGATGGCTGATTCCGGCTTATACTTTGAACTCAGGCAAAACGGCCGCCCTGTTGACCCACTAGCGTGGGCTGGCTAA
- a CDS encoding S41 family peptidase: MSSSSKKPKLQKIALLLAGAGLGVALSLSFNAVADKDAGGNPLPVEELRAFSTVFGLIKQSYVEPVEDKKLITEAIKGMVSGLDPHSSYLDADAFKDMQIQTQGEFGGLGIEVSMEDGLVRVVSPIEDTPAYRAGVKAGDFIAKIDETPVQGMSLNDAVTKMRGKIGTSVTLTMLRKGESKPIVLSLKRAVIKVQSVKSKLAEPGYGYIRVAQFQEHTTENVAQALEALYKENKAPLKGVVLDLRNDPGGLLNGAVGVSAAFLPKDTLVVYTEGRTPDSKIKLTASKENYLRESGKDDYFKNTPKEVKTVPLVILVNGGSASASEIVAGALQDHKRAIVVGTQTFGKASVQTIMPIDNKTALKLTTARYFTPLGRSIQLKGITPDIEVEEATLNGKEQSAFRIREADLGHRLDNPNEKDAGKAASEPKAVIKAQKPKGAVSETAEDTPRELASKNDYQLQQALNILKVQQILQNKAVAAPAKP, encoded by the coding sequence ATGTCCTCGAGCAGCAAAAAACCAAAGCTCCAAAAGATCGCCTTGCTACTGGCAGGCGCAGGTCTGGGCGTTGCCCTCAGTCTTTCCTTTAATGCCGTCGCCGATAAAGATGCAGGCGGGAACCCTCTGCCCGTTGAAGAGCTACGGGCATTTTCAACGGTGTTTGGCCTGATTAAGCAAAGCTATGTTGAGCCAGTTGAAGATAAAAAGCTGATTACAGAAGCCATCAAAGGCATGGTTTCTGGCCTTGACCCCCACTCAAGCTATCTAGATGCCGATGCATTTAAAGATATGCAAATCCAAACCCAAGGTGAGTTTGGTGGTTTGGGCATAGAAGTCAGCATGGAAGACGGCTTGGTTCGAGTCGTCTCGCCAATCGAAGACACCCCTGCTTACCGCGCAGGCGTAAAAGCCGGTGACTTTATCGCTAAAATCGACGAAACACCTGTGCAAGGCATGTCGCTTAATGATGCCGTGACCAAGATGCGCGGCAAGATCGGTACATCCGTAACGCTCACCATGTTACGCAAAGGCGAAAGCAAGCCAATTGTGCTATCGCTAAAACGAGCGGTGATTAAAGTGCAAAGCGTGAAATCTAAGCTTGCCGAACCTGGCTACGGCTATATCCGTGTGGCGCAATTCCAAGAACACACCACAGAAAACGTCGCCCAAGCCTTAGAAGCGCTTTATAAAGAAAACAAAGCGCCCCTCAAAGGCGTCGTCTTAGATTTGCGTAATGATCCGGGTGGTTTGCTAAACGGTGCAGTGGGTGTATCCGCAGCATTCTTACCTAAAGATACGCTGGTGGTTTACACCGAAGGCCGCACACCGGATTCTAAGATCAAGCTCACCGCTAGCAAGGAAAACTATCTACGCGAAAGTGGTAAAGATGATTACTTTAAAAACACACCAAAAGAAGTCAAAACCGTACCACTGGTCATCTTGGTCAATGGTGGATCGGCTTCTGCTTCAGAAATCGTAGCGGGTGCATTGCAAGATCATAAGCGCGCCATCGTAGTTGGGACTCAGACTTTTGGTAAAGCATCGGTACAAACCATCATGCCGATTGATAACAAAACGGCTCTGAAGCTCACCACCGCACGCTATTTCACCCCGCTAGGCCGCTCGATTCAGTTAAAAGGGATCACTCCGGATATCGAGGTTGAAGAAGCAACCCTCAATGGCAAGGAACAAAGCGCCTTCCGTATTCGTGAAGCTGATTTAGGCCATCGTTTGGATAACCCAAATGAAAAAGACGCAGGTAAAGCGGCATCCGAGCCTAAAGCCGTCATCAAGGCCCAAAAACCTAAAGGAGCTGTAAGCGAAACGGCGGAAGACACCCCACGCGAGCTGGCTTCTAAAAATGACTACCAACTGCAACAAGCGCTAAATATTTTAAAAGTTCAGCAAATTTTACAAAATAAAGCTGTAGCAGCACCCGCTAAGCCGTAG
- a CDS encoding HesA/MoeB/ThiF family protein, whose protein sequence is MPLQSVANEADLSDQDLLRYSRHILLDEIGIEGQLAISNSHILLIGAGGLGSPAALYLASAGVGTLSMVDDDHVELSNLQRQIIHNTASLGQNKALSARVAAIAINPQIKINAITTRATAAELDQLVAAADIVLDCCDNFATRHAVNRACVVHKVPLVSGAAVRFDGQLTTFDSRLSNAPCYHCLFGEEGDTSDGPCATFGVFAPLVGIIGAAQAAEALKLLVGIGTPLIGRLQLLDARNMAWREMRYKQDPACPVCHHHTQ, encoded by the coding sequence ATGCCTCTCCAATCTGTTGCTAACGAAGCGGATCTTAGCGATCAAGATTTACTGCGCTATAGCCGCCATATTTTACTCGATGAAATCGGTATTGAAGGCCAGTTGGCGATCAGCAATTCCCATATTCTGCTGATTGGAGCGGGAGGCTTAGGCTCACCCGCGGCACTGTACCTAGCCTCCGCAGGCGTTGGCACACTCAGTATGGTAGATGACGATCATGTGGAATTATCTAATTTACAACGTCAGATTATCCATAACACAGCCAGCCTTGGGCAGAACAAAGCCTTATCTGCCAGAGTGGCGGCTATCGCAATCAACCCGCAAATAAAAATCAATGCAATCACCACACGCGCCACGGCAGCCGAGCTAGATCAACTCGTGGCAGCGGCCGATATTGTGCTGGATTGCTGCGATAATTTTGCCACTCGCCACGCGGTAAACCGCGCCTGTGTCGTACACAAAGTACCACTGGTTTCAGGCGCAGCGGTACGCTTTGACGGTCAGCTCACCACTTTTGATTCACGCCTCAGTAATGCTCCCTGCTACCACTGTTTGTTTGGGGAAGAAGGCGACACTAGCGATGGCCCATGCGCCACCTTCGGCGTATTTGCCCCTCTGGTAGGGATTATTGGCGCGGCTCAAGCCGCAGAGGCGCTCAAACTACTGGTGGGAATAGGCACGCCGCTGATTGGGCGCTTGCAGCTATTAGATGCTCGGAATATGGCTTGGCGTGAAATGCGCTACAAACAAGATCCTGCCTGCCCAGTTTGTCATCACCACACACAGTAA
- the trpS gene encoding tryptophan--tRNA ligase gives MTSHIILTGDRTTGPLHLGHFVGSLQNRLAFQDKHTQFLMLADAQALTDTDHDAVHRNVLEVALDYLAVGLDPAKNTIFIQSQVPELSELTYYFMNLVTVARLERNPTVKEEIRQKNFQRDIPAGFLSYPVSQAADITAFKATAVPVGADQAPMIEQTNEIVRRFNTLVGKDILLETRAIIPQTGRLPGADGQSKMSKSQGNALHLSASPDEISLYVKSMYTDAKHLRINDPGQVEGNAVFTFLDAFEPDISFIDDLKAKYRKGGLADSVIKQHLEVRLQELIAPIRTRRLELAKDPAHVMQILKAGTMHARTIAAATLGEVKSALELDYFN, from the coding sequence ATGACTTCGCATATTATTCTGACTGGCGACCGCACAACTGGCCCATTGCATCTGGGCCACTTTGTTGGCTCATTACAAAACCGCCTCGCATTTCAAGATAAACACACCCAATTTTTAATGCTGGCCGATGCGCAAGCACTCACCGATACCGATCACGATGCAGTACACCGCAATGTATTGGAAGTCGCGCTTGACTACCTAGCAGTTGGCCTTGATCCTGCTAAAAACACCATTTTTATTCAATCGCAAGTTCCTGAGCTATCTGAGCTGACTTACTACTTTATGAATTTGGTAACGGTGGCGCGCTTAGAACGTAACCCTACGGTGAAAGAAGAAATTCGCCAAAAAAACTTCCAGCGTGATATTCCCGCAGGATTTTTAAGCTACCCAGTGAGCCAAGCGGCCGACATTACCGCCTTTAAAGCCACTGCGGTGCCAGTAGGTGCAGATCAAGCGCCGATGATCGAGCAAACCAATGAAATTGTGCGCCGCTTTAATACCCTAGTGGGTAAAGATATTCTGCTAGAAACCCGTGCGATTATCCCGCAAACCGGCCGCCTACCAGGCGCAGATGGCCAAAGCAAAATGAGTAAATCTCAAGGTAATGCGCTGCATTTATCGGCTAGCCCAGATGAAATTAGCCTATACGTTAAAAGCATGTACACCGATGCGAAGCACTTAAGAATTAACGATCCAGGCCAAGTTGAAGGCAACGCCGTCTTTACCTTTCTTGATGCTTTTGAACCTGATATTAGTTTCATTGACGATTTGAAAGCCAAATACCGCAAGGGTGGCTTGGCCGATTCAGTGATCAAGCAGCATTTAGAGGTACGCCTGCAAGAGTTGATCGCGCCGATCCGCACGCGCCGTCTTGAGCTAGCCAAAGATCCTGCCCATGTTATGCAAATCTTAAAAGCAGGCACGATGCATGCGCGCACCATCGCCGCAGCAACTTTGGGCGAAGTAAAATCTGCACTGGAGTTGGACTATTTTAACTAG